In one Neobacillus sp. WH10 genomic region, the following are encoded:
- a CDS encoding b(o/a)3-type cytochrome-c oxidase subunit 1: MVNSAAAKVKVDPRDAKLSMAHFFVAFSALALGGLMGLLQTLVRSGKWELPWGIDYYQILTVHGVLMGLVLTTFFIMGFQYAAVSRTTGGHSNAARRTGWIGFWVMLIGTLMAATMVLLKEASVLYTFYAPLKAHWIFYLGLTFVVVGSWLDGAAQIMTYARWRKNNPGQPSPLLSFMAVINTVMWIVATLGVAATVLFQLLPWSLGLVDTVDVLVSRTLFWYFGHPLVYFWLLPAYMCWYAIIPKIIGGKIFSDSLARLSFILFLLFSIPVGFHHQLTEPGIDPAWKFFQVILTFMVVIPSLMTAFSLFATFERYGRSKGATGLFGWFRVLPWGDARFIVPFIGMASFIPAGAGGLINASNQMDQVVHNTIWVTGHFHLTLATSVVLTFFGISYWLVPHLTGRKLTKAMNKLAIIQAWVWFIGMTFMSGAMHFQGLLGGPRRSAFSTYGGAKQAAEWIPYQVAQAVGGSILFLGIILVLIIFINLAFFAPKGEQEFPVAEAENPEEKAPMVFENWKLWLGITAALILFAYTIPFIDIIQNAPPGSKGFQTWSKW; encoded by the coding sequence ATGGTTAACAGTGCAGCTGCAAAAGTAAAAGTTGACCCTCGTGATGCAAAGCTTTCAATGGCTCACTTCTTTGTTGCCTTTTCAGCACTTGCTCTTGGAGGATTAATGGGTCTCCTGCAAACCCTTGTCCGCTCCGGAAAATGGGAACTTCCATGGGGAATTGATTATTATCAAATTTTAACAGTCCATGGGGTATTAATGGGTCTTGTGTTAACAACCTTCTTCATTATGGGATTCCAATATGCTGCCGTAAGCAGAACAACCGGCGGACATTCGAACGCCGCACGCCGCACTGGCTGGATTGGCTTTTGGGTCATGTTAATCGGTACGTTAATGGCAGCTACAATGGTTCTTCTTAAAGAGGCATCTGTTCTTTATACATTTTATGCACCACTTAAAGCACACTGGATTTTTTACTTAGGTTTAACCTTCGTCGTTGTCGGAAGCTGGCTTGATGGTGCGGCTCAGATCATGACCTATGCAAGATGGCGCAAAAACAATCCTGGTCAGCCAAGTCCATTATTAAGCTTTATGGCAGTAATCAATACGGTAATGTGGATTGTCGCGACTTTAGGTGTAGCTGCAACTGTCCTATTCCAGTTACTTCCTTGGTCACTAGGTTTAGTTGATACTGTAGATGTTTTAGTCAGCCGGACGTTGTTCTGGTACTTTGGACACCCGCTTGTTTATTTCTGGTTACTACCAGCTTATATGTGCTGGTATGCGATTATTCCAAAAATTATTGGTGGAAAAATTTTCTCAGATTCTTTAGCACGATTGTCCTTTATTTTGTTCTTGCTGTTTTCCATTCCGGTTGGTTTTCACCACCAACTAACAGAGCCTGGAATTGATCCTGCTTGGAAGTTTTTCCAAGTAATTCTTACTTTCATGGTAGTTATTCCTTCCTTAATGACTGCTTTCTCTCTATTCGCAACATTTGAGAGATATGGACGGTCTAAGGGAGCGACAGGTCTTTTTGGCTGGTTTAGAGTGCTTCCATGGGGCGACGCCCGCTTTATTGTTCCATTTATCGGTATGGCAAGTTTTATTCCTGCCGGAGCCGGTGGACTTATCAATGCTTCTAACCAAATGGACCAAGTCGTGCATAACACCATTTGGGTAACAGGTCACTTCCATTTAACACTTGCAACATCCGTTGTGTTAACGTTTTTTGGAATTTCCTACTGGTTGGTTCCGCATTTAACTGGACGCAAATTAACGAAAGCCATGAATAAATTAGCCATCATTCAAGCGTGGGTTTGGTTCATTGGTATGACTTTCATGTCAGGTGCAATGCATTTCCAAGGTCTTCTTGGCGGACCAAGACGTTCTGCATTCTCTACGTACGGCGGTGCAAAGCAAGCGGCTGAGTGGATTCCTTACCAAGTCGCTCAGGCAGTTGGCGGCTCGATATTATTCCTTGGAATTATTTTAGTGCTGATCATCTTTATTAACCTTGCATTCTTTGCTCCTAAAGGAGAACAGGAATTCCCAGTTGCTGAAGCAGAAAACCCGGAAGAAAAAGCACCAATGGTATTTGAAAACTGGAAATTATGGCTTGGTATTACAGCGGCCCTAATTCTGTTCGCTTACACGATTCCGTTTATTGATATCATTCAAAATGCACCTCCAGGGTCAAAGGGATTCCAAACTTGGAGTAAATGGTAA
- a CDS encoding EamA family transporter, producing the protein MKKIIPIIFIAISASLWGIIAIFVRKLTEAGFTPMEIVTIRVVTAGILLGFIGVIKYPVQMKINFPDIGLFIGTGICSIVLFNWCYFSAINQMNLSLAVILLYTAPAFVTILSYIFLKENMDSTKILSVLATIVGCILVAGVNLNAATAIRPIGILTGLGAGFGYALYTIFGKFALKKYSTFTVTLYTFIVASLALLPLTHLWDKWSLLMSGEILFYGIGLGLFPTVIAYLLYTKGLEKVEGSKAAIIATVEPIVATILSVFLYDEGFGGIQAIGSMVILFSVLFINRSKKSKGKIYNKKASI; encoded by the coding sequence TTGAAGAAAATCATACCCATTATATTCATTGCAATAAGTGCATCATTATGGGGGATTATTGCAATATTTGTAAGGAAACTTACTGAAGCAGGTTTTACCCCGATGGAAATTGTTACGATAAGGGTTGTCACAGCTGGAATATTGCTCGGATTTATTGGAGTAATAAAATACCCAGTACAAATGAAAATCAATTTTCCTGATATCGGACTATTTATTGGAACGGGGATCTGCAGCATTGTTTTATTTAATTGGTGCTATTTTTCTGCTATTAATCAAATGAATTTGTCGCTTGCGGTGATTTTATTATATACAGCACCAGCTTTTGTAACTATATTATCCTATATATTTTTAAAGGAAAATATGGATTCCACTAAAATACTATCCGTATTAGCGACTATTGTTGGCTGCATATTGGTTGCCGGTGTTAATCTAAATGCTGCGACAGCCATTCGTCCAATCGGGATTCTAACAGGGCTTGGGGCAGGCTTTGGTTATGCCTTATACACGATATTTGGTAAATTTGCTTTGAAAAAATATTCAACCTTTACGGTAACCTTGTATACCTTTATTGTCGCATCGCTTGCATTACTGCCATTGACACATCTCTGGGATAAATGGAGCCTCCTTATGAGTGGTGAGATTCTTTTTTATGGTATCGGTCTAGGCCTATTTCCTACGGTAATCGCTTATTTACTTTATACAAAAGGACTTGAAAAAGTAGAAGGAAGTAAAGCAGCCATTATTGCCACCGTAGAACCAATTGTTGCTACTATTTTAAGTGTTTTTCTGTATGATGAAGGTTTTGGTGGCATCCAAGCAATCGGATCAATGGTAATCCTTTTTTCAGTTCTATTTATTAATCGTTCTAAAAAAAGCAAAGGGAAGATATATAATAAAAAGGCTTCAATCTAG
- a CDS encoding carboxypeptidase M32 codes for MSFVQLEKEFLDYVKKMSAYNEALGLIYWDLRTGAPKQAVEQRSEVIGMLSSEVFKMSTSEEMAAYIANLSKQPISEKTKKILEECKKEYERNKKIPAEEYKEFVILQSKAESVWEEAKEKADFALFSPYLEKLVAMTKRFISHWGYEENKYDVLLDMYEPGITMEVLDQVFGELREKIVPLVKQISESSNKPKTDFIFERFSKENQREFSLKILEKMGYNFNAGRLDETVHPFAIGLNPGDVRVTTRYDENDFRTAVFGTIHEGGHALYEQNISKSLIGTPLCTGTSTGIHESQSLFYENILGRSFSFWKNNYNLLKSYTNGQFDQVEIEEFYRAINESKPSLIRIEADELTYPLHVMIRYEIEKGLFNDEIEVKDLPRIWNDKYEEYLGIRPEHDGVGVLQDVHWSGGSFGYFPSYALGYMYAAQFKHKMLEELPNFDLLLEEGNLLPIKEWLTKNIHQYGKMKKPLEILQDVTGEGLNAKYLIDYLSEKYGKVYQLN; via the coding sequence ATGAGTTTTGTACAATTAGAAAAAGAATTTTTGGATTATGTAAAAAAAATGTCTGCTTATAATGAAGCACTAGGATTAATTTATTGGGATCTTAGAACGGGTGCTCCCAAGCAGGCGGTGGAACAACGGTCGGAAGTGATCGGAATGTTATCTTCTGAAGTATTTAAAATGTCTACATCCGAGGAGATGGCAGCTTACATAGCCAATTTATCAAAACAGCCGATTTCCGAAAAAACGAAAAAGATCCTCGAAGAGTGCAAAAAAGAATATGAGCGAAACAAAAAAATACCGGCCGAAGAATACAAAGAGTTTGTCATACTCCAATCAAAGGCAGAAAGTGTCTGGGAGGAAGCCAAGGAAAAGGCTGATTTTGCATTGTTTAGTCCATACCTAGAAAAGCTAGTTGCAATGACAAAACGGTTCATCAGCCATTGGGGCTATGAGGAAAATAAGTATGATGTTTTATTAGACATGTACGAACCTGGTATTACGATGGAAGTATTGGATCAAGTATTTGGCGAACTAAGGGAAAAAATTGTCCCTTTGGTCAAACAGATTTCTGAGTCCTCCAATAAGCCCAAAACAGACTTCATATTTGAAAGATTTTCTAAGGAAAATCAACGCGAATTTAGTTTGAAAATCCTCGAAAAAATGGGTTATAACTTCAATGCAGGAAGACTTGATGAAACCGTTCATCCTTTTGCAATCGGTTTAAATCCCGGAGATGTCCGTGTGACCACAAGGTATGATGAAAACGACTTTCGTACAGCTGTTTTTGGTACAATTCACGAGGGAGGTCATGCTTTATACGAACAAAATATTTCAAAATCCTTGATTGGTACACCGCTTTGCACTGGAACTTCAACGGGAATTCACGAATCGCAGTCTCTTTTCTATGAGAATATTCTAGGACGAAGTTTTTCATTTTGGAAAAATAACTACAACTTATTGAAGTCATATACAAATGGTCAGTTTGATCAAGTTGAAATAGAAGAATTCTATCGTGCAATTAATGAATCTAAGCCATCACTGATTAGAATTGAAGCAGACGAATTAACCTACCCGCTTCATGTGATGATCCGGTATGAGATTGAAAAAGGGTTATTTAATGATGAAATTGAAGTGAAAGACCTGCCAAGGATTTGGAATGACAAGTACGAAGAGTACTTAGGCATTCGTCCTGAACATGACGGAGTGGGAGTACTTCAGGATGTCCATTGGTCTGGTGGCAGCTTTGGTTATTTCCCATCCTACGCATTAGGGTATATGTATGCTGCACAATTTAAGCATAAAATGCTCGAGGAGCTTCCAAATTTCGATCTTTTATTAGAGGAAGGTAACCTCCTCCCGATTAAAGAATGGCTGACAAAAAATATTCATCAATATGGAAAAATGAAGAAGCCGCTTGAAATCTTACAGGATGTCACAGGAGAAGGCCTAAATGCTAAATATTTGATTGATTATCTTTCTGAGAAATATGGAAAGGTTTATCAGTTAAATTGA
- a CDS encoding cbb3-type cytochrome c oxidase subunit I, with protein MEIQRGTKAIKVVKTNKNGLLKSVLIATILISFTVLLVGGYWIFKEQAPRPLKVTNEKGDVLLTKASIMGGQAVFQKYGLMDYGTVLGHGSYMGPDYTAEALKIYTEGMQDFKANKKYSKDYVSLNEDEKSVIKNNVIKEMRKNRYDSSKDTMVLTNAQEFGLEKVRAHYKEVFSKGDGWGLSANLINEGDMPKTDRAYVAQGDQITQISDFFFWTAWLSSTVRQGDKITYTNNWPYYEDAGNHLSFSAIWWSGASITLFVLMVGVILFFFYRYQFGMQEAYKEGNFPRIDLRKMPVTSSQVKSGKYFVIVSALFFVQCMFGALLAHYYIEPDSFFGLKWIHDFLPFNITKGYHLQLAIFWIATAWLGMGIYIAPLVGGYEPKKQGLLVDILFWALVVLVVGSMVGEWLGANGYLGNNWFLFGHTGWEYIELGRIWQLILIVGMLIWLFIVYRGIKAGLKRETDKGGLVHLLFYSAIAVPAFYIFALFINPGTSFTFADYWRWWIIHLWVEGIFEVFAVVVIGFLLVQLGLVTKKSTVRQLYFQLILLLGSGVIGIGHHYYYNGSAEIWIGLGAVFSAMEVIPLTLLILEAYEQYKMMRAGGFDFPYKGTFWFLISVAIWNLVGAGVLGFLINLPAVSYFEHGQFLTPAHGHGSMMGVYGMFACAVLLYSLRNIVKPEAWNDKWLKFSCIMLNVGLAGMVFLSLLPVGFIQIKEAFNHGYAASRSAAFLQKDLVQTLLTWRAVPDTIFLIGVVVLMLFCVKALFNLRKPTHKEGERLPVKDLALDEE; from the coding sequence ATGGAAATACAGCGGGGAACAAAGGCAATAAAAGTGGTGAAAACAAATAAAAATGGCCTCTTGAAATCTGTTTTAATTGCTACCATTTTAATTAGCTTCACTGTTTTGCTAGTTGGAGGCTATTGGATATTTAAGGAACAAGCACCTAGACCATTAAAAGTAACGAATGAAAAAGGCGATGTCCTTTTAACAAAAGCTTCTATTATGGGAGGTCAGGCAGTTTTTCAAAAATACGGTTTAATGGACTACGGTACAGTTTTAGGACACGGTTCTTACATGGGTCCAGACTATACGGCAGAAGCCCTAAAAATTTATACAGAAGGAATGCAAGATTTTAAAGCAAATAAAAAGTATAGTAAGGATTATGTCTCGTTAAATGAGGATGAAAAATCCGTTATTAAAAATAATGTCATTAAAGAAATGCGCAAAAATCGCTATGACAGCAGTAAGGATACAATGGTATTAACTAATGCACAAGAGTTCGGACTTGAGAAAGTAAGAGCACATTATAAAGAAGTATTTTCAAAAGGTGACGGCTGGGGATTAAGTGCAAACCTGATTAATGAAGGGGATATGCCTAAAACAGATCGTGCCTATGTTGCACAAGGCGACCAAATTACGCAAATATCTGATTTCTTCTTCTGGACAGCTTGGCTCTCTAGTACCGTTCGTCAAGGTGATAAAATTACCTATACAAATAACTGGCCTTACTATGAAGATGCCGGAAACCATTTATCCTTTTCGGCAATCTGGTGGAGCGGTGCGAGTATCACGCTATTTGTTTTAATGGTTGGAGTTATTCTTTTCTTCTTCTACCGCTATCAATTTGGGATGCAAGAAGCGTATAAAGAGGGTAATTTTCCACGAATTGATTTACGCAAAATGCCAGTGACAAGTTCTCAGGTAAAGAGTGGAAAATATTTTGTCATAGTTTCCGCATTATTCTTTGTTCAATGTATGTTTGGGGCACTATTAGCCCACTATTATATTGAGCCGGATAGTTTCTTTGGTTTGAAGTGGATTCACGATTTTCTACCATTTAATATTACAAAGGGTTATCATTTGCAGCTAGCTATTTTCTGGATTGCAACTGCTTGGCTTGGAATGGGTATTTACATAGCTCCACTAGTAGGAGGATATGAACCCAAGAAACAAGGATTATTAGTCGATATTTTATTCTGGGCATTGGTTGTCCTGGTTGTCGGCAGTATGGTTGGAGAATGGCTGGGTGCCAATGGCTATTTAGGAAACAATTGGTTCTTATTCGGACACACAGGCTGGGAATATATCGAATTAGGACGAATTTGGCAGCTGATTCTGATTGTCGGAATGCTCATCTGGCTGTTTATTGTTTATCGAGGAATTAAGGCGGGGCTTAAGCGAGAAACCGATAAGGGCGGCCTAGTCCACTTATTATTCTACTCAGCAATTGCAGTACCTGCATTCTATATCTTTGCCTTGTTTATCAATCCAGGAACAAGTTTTACATTTGCAGATTACTGGCGCTGGTGGATTATCCACTTATGGGTTGAAGGTATTTTTGAAGTATTTGCTGTTGTTGTAATTGGTTTCTTATTGGTTCAGTTAGGCCTAGTAACGAAAAAATCAACAGTAAGACAGTTGTATTTTCAATTAATTTTACTTCTTGGGAGTGGAGTAATCGGAATTGGACACCACTACTACTATAATGGGTCTGCTGAAATTTGGATCGGACTTGGAGCTGTGTTTTCTGCTATGGAAGTAATTCCATTAACATTATTGATTCTTGAAGCATATGAACAATACAAAATGATGCGCGCTGGTGGTTTTGACTTCCCGTACAAAGGTACTTTTTGGTTTTTAATCTCAGTTGCCATCTGGAACCTAGTTGGTGCAGGTGTGCTTGGATTCTTAATTAATTTACCGGCCGTAAGCTATTTCGAACATGGGCAGTTCTTGACACCAGCACATGGTCATGGGTCTATGATGGGTGTATACGGTATGTTTGCTTGTGCGGTACTTCTTTACTCATTAAGAAATATTGTGAAGCCAGAGGCCTGGAATGACAAATGGCTGAAATTCAGTTGTATCATGTTGAACGTAGGTCTTGCAGGAATGGTCTTCTTATCCTTACTTCCTGTCGGATTCATTCAAATCAAAGAAGCATTCAACCATGGATACGCTGCATCCCGTTCAGCAGCCTTCCTACAAAAAGATCTTGTCCAAACATTACTAACCTGGCGTGCGGTGCCTGACACCATTTTCCTTATTGGCGTAGTGGTATTGATGTTATTCTGTGTAAAAGCACTCTTTAATTTGCGAAAACCAACGCATAAAGAAGGGGAAAGACTTCCAGTAAAAGATTTAGCATTGGATGAAGAATAA
- a CDS encoding Crp/Fnr family transcriptional regulator: MKQEDIIKRLSDVPIFKELSLAELDPIIKIAQTRFYRHKMYVFMQDDLLDRVFFIQSGKIKICKTDHSGKEQLISVLEPGEMFPHAGFFRKGNFPAHAEVMEDAYLIVIPIDKFEEILISYPELCIKLFKVLGEKIVDLQGRLEAQVLHNTYEQIILLLIRLCKSNGERAGEHYKLTTQFTNRELANMIGTSRETVSRTINHVKKKEYVTLDDDGFYLIDREALQKELFY; this comes from the coding sequence ATGAAGCAGGAGGATATAATAAAACGGTTGTCTGACGTCCCTATCTTCAAAGAATTATCTTTAGCAGAGCTTGATCCAATCATTAAGATTGCTCAAACGCGCTTTTATAGACATAAGATGTATGTTTTTATGCAGGATGATCTTCTTGACCGCGTGTTCTTTATACAGAGCGGGAAAATCAAAATTTGTAAAACAGATCACTCAGGTAAAGAACAATTAATCTCCGTCCTTGAGCCTGGTGAAATGTTTCCCCATGCAGGATTTTTTAGAAAAGGGAATTTCCCGGCACATGCCGAGGTGATGGAAGATGCCTATCTCATTGTCATCCCGATTGACAAATTTGAAGAAATCCTTATTTCCTATCCAGAACTGTGCATTAAACTATTTAAAGTGTTAGGCGAAAAGATTGTTGATCTGCAAGGAAGACTGGAAGCACAAGTTCTCCATAATACGTATGAACAAATTATTTTACTTCTTATTAGACTTTGTAAATCAAACGGTGAGAGGGCAGGAGAACATTACAAGCTTACAACCCAGTTCACCAATCGAGAATTAGCCAATATGATTGGCACTTCTAGAGAGACAGTTAGTAGAACCATCAATCATGTGAAGAAAAAAGAATACGTTACCCTTGATGACGATGGATTTTACCTAATCGACCGTGAGGCATTACAAAAAGAGTTATTCTATTAA
- a CDS encoding ATP-dependent DNA helicase: protein MQNRMPFDVSKTESFYDKLGEWIGDIFYDILPEAGFELRDEQIYMAFQLEKAFKDKKIMFAEAGVGTGKTIVYLLYSIMYARYTNRPAVIACADETLIEQLVKKEGDIAKLEKVLGLNIDVRLAKSRDQYLCLKKLDLVRNNDISDEISDIYQKLPDFIHIGGSMQSFERYGDRRDFPNLSDEKWSSINWDTLQDCFSCEKRHRCGLTLHREYYRHAKDLIICSHDFYMEHIWTKESRKREGQLPLLPEHSSVVFDEGHLLEYAAQKALSYRFTDYTLDTLLTRLMENEVREKTLYTIEEALLDNESFFDAISQFTELTKGSEKQIITKHPLVLKTCRKLLSTLQSLEEELVFESELYVISEYDLKIVEEYLEQITYSLSLFLQELNGITWFEEGGGERTLVIMPKMVEEVMREEVFSQKKPFVFSSATLSNQKSFDYIANSLGVKDYLSFSVASPFVYDEKMEVYLPRFHKGSMEDKINYLIKMIDHSEGRALILLNNKEELSLIKKQLSGVIPYPVYFEGDEEISTLVSKFQNEEHAILCSIHLWEGLDIPGRSLENVLIFSLPFPPNDPVFTAKRNGVDNPFLEVDLPYMLLRLRQGVGRLIRSEKDQGTVHIMIEKDIDFNVLQSVIDAIPTKPRES, encoded by the coding sequence ATGCAAAACCGGATGCCGTTTGATGTTTCCAAAACTGAATCCTTCTATGACAAATTAGGAGAATGGATTGGTGACATATTTTATGATATTTTGCCCGAGGCAGGCTTCGAACTGAGGGATGAACAAATTTACATGGCTTTTCAATTGGAAAAAGCCTTCAAGGATAAAAAAATAATGTTTGCTGAAGCAGGAGTTGGAACAGGGAAGACGATTGTGTATTTGCTATACTCGATAATGTATGCAAGGTACACAAATAGGCCTGCTGTGATTGCCTGTGCCGATGAGACCCTAATTGAGCAGCTTGTAAAAAAAGAAGGAGATATTGCCAAGCTTGAAAAGGTTCTCGGATTGAATATCGATGTTCGGCTGGCAAAATCACGAGATCAGTACCTGTGTTTAAAAAAGCTTGATCTGGTTCGGAATAATGATATATCAGATGAGATATCTGATATTTATCAAAAACTGCCTGATTTTATCCACATTGGCGGCTCGATGCAGTCTTTTGAAAGGTATGGAGACAGAAGGGATTTTCCTAATTTATCAGATGAAAAATGGAGCAGCATCAATTGGGATACTCTTCAGGATTGTTTTTCCTGTGAAAAACGCCATCGCTGCGGGTTGACATTGCACAGGGAATACTATCGGCATGCAAAGGATTTAATCATCTGTTCCCATGATTTTTATATGGAGCATATTTGGACAAAGGAATCACGAAAGCGCGAGGGGCAGCTGCCACTGCTGCCTGAGCATTCTTCCGTTGTTTTTGATGAAGGACACCTGCTTGAATATGCTGCGCAAAAAGCGTTAAGTTACCGTTTTACCGATTATACATTAGATACGCTGCTTACAAGGTTAATGGAAAATGAAGTGCGCGAGAAAACATTGTACACGATTGAAGAAGCGCTTTTAGATAATGAATCATTTTTTGATGCCATTTCACAATTCACCGAGCTTACAAAAGGATCTGAAAAACAAATTATTACAAAGCATCCTTTAGTATTGAAAACATGCAGGAAGCTGCTTTCAACTCTTCAATCCTTAGAGGAAGAACTTGTATTCGAAAGCGAGTTATATGTTATTAGTGAGTATGATTTAAAAATTGTTGAGGAGTATTTGGAGCAAATCACCTATTCTTTATCGCTTTTCTTACAAGAATTGAATGGAATCACATGGTTTGAAGAAGGCGGGGGGGAACGAACGCTGGTTATTATGCCAAAAATGGTCGAAGAAGTGATGCGTGAAGAGGTGTTTTCACAGAAAAAGCCGTTTGTTTTTTCGTCTGCAACACTGTCCAACCAAAAATCGTTTGACTATATAGCAAATAGTCTTGGAGTGAAGGATTACCTATCCTTTTCTGTTGCATCACCATTTGTCTATGATGAAAAGATGGAAGTCTATCTACCACGCTTTCATAAAGGAAGCATGGAAGATAAAATTAATTATCTTATAAAAATGATTGATCACTCAGAGGGTCGGGCTCTAATACTTTTAAACAATAAAGAAGAACTATCGCTTATTAAAAAGCAACTATCAGGAGTAATTCCTTATCCAGTTTATTTTGAAGGTGACGAGGAGATAAGCACACTCGTTTCAAAGTTTCAAAATGAGGAACATGCGATTCTATGTTCCATTCATCTCTGGGAAGGTCTTGATATTCCGGGAAGATCACTTGAAAATGTCTTGATTTTTTCACTTCCCTTCCCGCCTAATGACCCGGTTTTTACTGCAAAGAGAAATGGAGTAGACAATCCATTCTTGGAGGTGGATTTACCCTATATGCTCCTCCGGCTAAGGCAGGGTGTAGGACGATTAATTCGGAGTGAAAAGGATCAGGGAACGGTTCATATCATGATAGAAAAAGATATTGATTTTAACGTATTACAGAGTGTTATAGACGCCATTCCAACAAAGCCAAGAGAATCATAA
- a CDS encoding class I SAM-dependent RNA methyltransferase: MGNYQIIATAAMGLEALVAKEVRSLGYECEVENGKVTYTGDEAAIARSNLWLRTADRIKIKVGEFKAFTFDELFEKTKALPWEKFLPEDAEFPVIGKSVKSKLFSVSDCQAIVKKAVVERLKKHYKRSTWFEESGALYRIEVALLKDIATITIDSSGQGLHKRGYRIDQGEAPLKETLAAALVMLTNWKADRPFIDPFCGSGTIPIEAAMIGQNIAPGFNREFVSEGWNWISPKVWDEARNEAEDLANYDQFLDIAGSDIDHRMVKIAQENAFEAGFGDLIHFKQMQVRDISTSKEYGVIVGNPPYGERLGDKKAVEQMYKEMGQAFSKLDTWSIYIMTSNEEFEQYYGKPATKKRKLFNGFIRTDLYQYWGKRPPREVDPK, translated from the coding sequence ATGGGAAACTATCAAATAATTGCTACAGCGGCAATGGGGCTAGAAGCCTTAGTTGCAAAAGAAGTACGATCGCTTGGTTATGAATGTGAAGTTGAGAATGGGAAGGTTACCTATACCGGGGACGAAGCTGCTATTGCCCGCAGTAATTTGTGGCTTAGAACGGCTGACAGAATAAAAATCAAGGTTGGCGAATTTAAGGCCTTCACCTTTGATGAATTATTTGAAAAGACGAAAGCACTGCCGTGGGAAAAATTCCTGCCTGAAGATGCAGAATTCCCTGTCATCGGAAAATCTGTAAAATCAAAACTTTTTAGTGTTTCTGATTGCCAGGCAATTGTCAAGAAAGCCGTTGTTGAACGTCTGAAAAAGCATTACAAGAGGAGTACTTGGTTTGAGGAAAGCGGTGCTCTCTACCGTATTGAAGTCGCCTTGTTAAAGGATATTGCGACTATTACCATTGATTCGAGCGGTCAGGGTCTACATAAGCGGGGCTACCGGATTGACCAGGGGGAAGCACCATTAAAGGAGACACTTGCAGCCGCGCTTGTGATGTTAACTAATTGGAAGGCAGACCGCCCCTTTATTGATCCTTTCTGCGGTTCTGGGACCATTCCCATAGAAGCAGCAATGATAGGACAGAATATTGCTCCAGGATTTAACCGAGAATTTGTTTCGGAAGGTTGGAATTGGATATCTCCAAAGGTCTGGGATGAAGCTCGGAATGAAGCTGAAGACTTGGCGAATTATGATCAGTTCTTAGACATAGCGGGATCTGATATAGATCATCGGATGGTAAAAATTGCTCAGGAAAATGCCTTTGAGGCTGGTTTTGGTGATTTGATTCACTTTAAGCAGATGCAGGTGAGAGACATTTCAACAAGTAAGGAATACGGTGTCATTGTCGGAAATCCCCCATACGGTGAAAGACTTGGGGATAAAAAGGCCGTCGAGCAAATGTATAAGGAAATGGGGCAGGCATTTAGTAAGCTTGATACGTGGTCGATTTATATCATGACATCGAATGAAGAGTTTGAGCAATATTATGGAAAACCAGCAACTAAGAAACGGAAGCTGTTTAATGGATTTATTCGAACAGACTTATATCAATATTGGGGAAAACGACCACCACGTGAGGTTGATCCGAAATAG
- the gpsB gene encoding cell division regulator GpsB, with amino-acid sequence MLADNVKLTAKDILEKEFKTGVRGYRQEDVDKFLDLIIKDYEMFHQEIEELQNENIRLRKQLEESSKRQPVAQPAGTTNFDILKRLSNLEKHVFGSKLYD; translated from the coding sequence ATGTTGGCTGATAACGTGAAATTAACAGCTAAGGATATTTTAGAAAAAGAGTTTAAAACCGGTGTTCGAGGTTATAGACAGGAAGATGTTGATAAATTTTTGGATTTAATCATTAAAGATTATGAAATGTTCCATCAAGAAATAGAAGAACTGCAAAATGAAAACATAAGGCTTCGTAAACAGCTTGAGGAATCGTCAAAAAGACAGCCTGTGGCACAACCAGCTGGGACGACTAATTTTGATATTTTAAAAAGATTATCTAATCTGGAAAAACATGTTTTTGGGAGTAAACTATACGATTGA